Genomic DNA from Phaeobacter porticola:
AATCAACCAGCGCCGACCCGATACCACCAGAGGCCCCAATGATCACGATATTCTGCGGGTATGGTGCGGTCATCTGCCAGCCCCTATCAACCGCAGGAATAATGTCCGCGGCAGGTATTTGCCGATGGTGAAAATCCAGGCAAACGGGGCGGGGAAACTGGTGCTGAAGCGTCCGCTCTTCATCGCCTTCACACAGGCCTCGGCGGCTTCTTCTGGCGTCTGGATCATCGGCATGTTGAAGTCATTTTTTTCGGTCAGCCGGGTCTTGATGAAACCGGGATTGATCACTTGGATCTTGATTGGGGTCTGGAATAGATCCGCCTGGAGATTTTCCGCCATGTGCATAACGGCGGATTTGGATGCGCCATAGCCTGTGGCGCCTGGAAGACCCGTATGACCAGCGAGGGAGCCGATCAGAACGATGTGCCCGGCGTTGGCGGCCACCATCTGAGGCACGACACGGCCGACCACACGAATGGCCCCCATGAAGTTCACATCACAGATCAGCTCAACCTTGTCGGCGTCCCATTCCTGCGCGGGCATCGGGTCGTAGGCGCCTGCGCAGTAGAGGATGCCATCCACCTTGCCGATTTGGGCAACAGCGGCGCTGATCGCATCACTGTCAGTCACATCCAGCGGGAGGGCGGTGGCGTTTCCCAATTCGCCCGCGAGGTCCTGCAATCGCTCCTCGCTGCGGGCCGAAAGCACCAGCCGCGCTCCGGCTGCATCCAACTGCTGTGCAATTGCGCGGCCCAGTCCTTCACTTGCGCCGACGATCCACCAGGTTTGCCCCGCAAACATCTCAGTTTCCTTTCGGACGGATGGTGGCGACCAGTTCGGCAACCTTGATGCCAAATTTGCGCATCTCGGAGCGGTTCATGATGGTGCCGTTTTCCATCAGATACATCCAGTCTGTGACATCCAGCACGTGACCGCCCGCACTCTTTGGCAGACGGATGCTGTAATCCAGTCGCACCGTGGCGCCGGTCTGCTGGCCATGGGCGGTGCCGATAATATCTTCTGCGGTCGTGGTAAAGGCGCCGTTCTCTCCCATGGTAAGAAACCATTTGCGCTGCTGGCTGCTGCCTGCGGCATAGGTGAAATCCTCGCTCAGGGTGCCTGTGTGGCCATCCCATTCGCCGTACATATTGGCGACGAACCGCGATACAACTCGCCCACGCGGGCCGTAAATCATCCCCTCCGAAATCA
This window encodes:
- a CDS encoding DUF3833 domain-containing protein, giving the protein MKLLLVAIILLLLLALLRPGFGFRSQRSQYYADTGPDFDIRKHLSGEMISEGMIYGPRGRVVSRFVANMYGEWDGHTGTLSEDFTYAAGSSQQRKWFLTMGENGAFTTTAEDIIGTAHGQQTGATVRLDYSIRLPKSAGGHVLDVTDWMYLMENGTIMNRSEMRKFGIKVAELVATIRPKGN
- a CDS encoding SDR family NAD(P)-dependent oxidoreductase, with protein sequence MFAGQTWWIVGASEGLGRAIAQQLDAAGARLVLSARSEERLQDLAGELGNATALPLDVTDSDAISAAVAQIGKVDGILYCAGAYDPMPAQEWDADKVELICDVNFMGAIRVVGRVVPQMVAANAGHIVLIGSLAGHTGLPGATGYGASKSAVMHMAENLQADLFQTPIKIQVINPGFIKTRLTEKNDFNMPMIQTPEEAAEACVKAMKSGRFSTSFPAPFAWIFTIGKYLPRTLFLRLIGAGR